CACGTCTTTCAGCTGACTTAAATTGCCTTCTAAAGTTTTGCAATACGGACAGTTTGGATCTGAAAAGATTGCAATTTTATGCTGTCCTGTACCACGAACCGTTTTAATCGCATCTTGCAAAGGTAATTGGCTAAAACTCGTTGAATTCTGACCCACCACCAAATCTTTGGTTAAATTCTTCTGATCTTTCAATCGAATCATTGAACCAAAAAATAAATGCTCGGCTGCTTCATCGACATACACCACTTGATTGTCTAATGTGCCGCTATAGACATTTTTCATTTCAGTAGCTTTTAAATTTTCGATTTTTACTTTCGGGTACTTTTGTGCCAACTTGTACTTCACTGTATCTACACTGGCAAATACAGGTGAACTCAATAAAGCTGTCAATGTGAAAGTAAGTGCGACAGGTTTAAGCATGGTTTTAAAAGACATGGGGCAGGGCGCTAAGATATCTACAAATGACTTCTTATTTTAAACCTTAATTTTTAAGACATGTACGCTTTATTGTATCTATAACATCGGATTACACGATATGTTTCACGTGGAACTTCATTATCCCCCATATCACCGCTTAATTTGATTATTTAAAAGTCGTTTTATTAATAATTTTTCAGCATTTTTTATCTATGAAGAAATCATATTATTTTAATTTTCAAGTGTATACGTAAAAAAACACTGTGTTGAATCTGAAAACAAATGAGTTCAATTGAGTACAACCCATATGGCTAATGGATTCAATGAAAGTCTTTAAATACATTTCATCAAACCCATCATCAAATTATTGTGAATCATTATTTACCGATACAGAACGACCCAAAGATTTTCCCAAGTAAATCATCTGCACTAAAGTCACCGGTAATTTCACCTAAGGCATTTTGTGCAAGTCGAAGGGACTCTGCTACCAGCTCTCCCGCTTGGAACACCACCAATTGTTCACGTGCCTCAGCCAAATAATGCTGAGTGCGCTTCATTGCATCTAAATGGCGTGTACGAGCAATAAAGGTATCTTCTTCAGGTTGGAAGCCTGCATGCGCTGTAATCGCGTCTATAAGCGCTTGAACACCTGTTTCTTGCTTCGCCGACACCGTAATATGTCTAAAACCATTTAAGTCGGTTAAAACGGCAGGCTGACTCGTTAAATCACATTTATTACCAATTAACATGAGACGTTTTGCATCAATATGTTCAGCAAAATAATGCTGTGCCAACTGTAAAGGATCTTCACCTTGGCTTAAGTCATAGACCAATAACAGCAAATCGGCATTTTCAATTTCTTTAATGGCACGGCGAATCCCTTCTTTTTCCACGATATCGCCTGTTTCACGCAAACCTGCTGTATCGGTCAAGGTCATTGGCATGCCATTAAGTGTGATCTTTTCATGCAAGACATCACGCGTAGTACCCGCAACATCGGTCACAATTGCACGTTCCACCCCTGCAAGTGCATTCAGTAATGATGATTTACCGGCATTCGGTTTACCTGCAATCACCACCTGTAAACCTTCACGTAACAACTGACCTTGGCGTGCAGATTGTTGAACGGCCGACACAGAGGAAGTCACGTCATCCAACAGATTTAAAATTTTACCATCTGCCAAAAAGTCGATTTCTTCTTCCGGGAAATCAATGGCCGCTTCAACATGCAGACGTAAATGTACCAATTTCTCAAGAACGGTATTGACCTTGGTTGAAAATGCACCTTGCAAAGAACGCACTGCTGAACGGGCAGCTGCTTGGGATGTTGCATCGATTAAATCGGCAATCGCTTCAGCTTGCACCAAATCCATTTTGCCATTTTCAAAGGCACGCATCGAAAACTCACCCGCTTTGGCAGCAATCGCTCCCAACTCAAAGAGTCGCGCTAACAATGCATTTTGAATGACAGGGCCACCATGACCTTGTAACTCCACCACATCCTCACCCGTGAATGAATGTGGATTTGGGAAGCAGATCACTAGACCCTCATCCATAATCTCACCATCTGCATCTAGAAAATGATGAAATGCAGCAAAACGTGCAGGAGGAAGTGGCTTTTGAATCAGTGCTTCAGCAATCGCATATGCCTTTGGACCTGACAGACGAATGACCCCCACGCCACCACGACCTGGCGGTGTAGCAATAGCAGCAATAGTGGTTAAATGTAGTGGGTTCGTCATGTAAATCTTCTCAAAATTAAGGCAATAAAAAATCCGCTTAAGAATACCATCTTAAGCGGATCGATTCAGCTATTCAGAGGACTAGTTCTCTGGATTTGCTTGCTTCAACGCGATTTCTTTATCAATGCTACGTTTGATCAAGGTCTGCTGAAGAATGGTAATACTGTTATTACAGATCCAGTACAACACCAAGCCCGCAGGGAAGAACAACATAAACACAGTGAAAATGATCGGCATAAATTTGAACACTTTCGCTTGCATTGGATCAGCAGGTTGTGGGTTCAACGCTTGTTGAACATACATGGTAATCCCCATTAACAATGGCAGAATAAACCATGGATCCATTGAAGATAAATCTTGAATCCAACCTAACCACGGTGCATGACGAAGTTCAACTGACTCCATCAATACCCAGTACAACGCAAGGAAGATCGGCATTTGCATTAACAAGGGTAAGCAACCTGACAATGGGTTGACTTGCTCACGTTTGTACAGTGCCATCATTTCTTGAGAGAAGCGCATACGGTCTTCACCGAACTCTTCTTTCATACGTTGCATTTCAGGAGCAATCACACGCATCTTCGCCATCGAACGATAGCTTTTTGCAGACAATGGCCAAAGAATTAATTTCACCAAGACCGTCAATAAGATAATTGACCAGCCCCAGTTGTTTACGATGCTATGGAAGAATTGCAGACCCAAGAACAAGAGTTTTGCAATCGGCCATAACCAACCATAATCAACCGTTTGGTTTAAACCTACCGCCAAATCTTTCAATTCAGATTGAATTTTTGGACCCGAATAGAACGTTGCATCAACGGTCATGCTTTTACCAGCAGGCACATTAATGGTTGGAGAAGTAAAGCCAATGATGTTCATGCCATCAGCAGATTTACGAGACTCTAACTTCGCTGTGTATTCTTGTGTACCAAAATGACCAGGAATCCACGCACTCACAAAGTAATGCTGAACCATAGCCACCCAACCGCCTTTGGCGTCGGTATTCAATTTTTCTTCAGAGAAGTTGGCAAATTTTAATTTGTTGTAATGGTCATCCGGTGTACCCCATGCGCCGCCTAAGAATGTACCAAGGGTGAAAATCCCTTGATCAGACTTACCTGGGTCTTCTGAGTTATCACGTTTGATTTGACCAAACATCTGACCTTGCCAGTTTTGTGCACTACGGTTCACCACCTGATAGCTGACATTAACTGGATATTCACCTTTTTTGAAAGTGAAGGTCTTAATAATTTCTACGCCATCAGCAGATTTGAGTACCATCGGAACCGATAAGACTTGTGCACTTTTACCGTCAACAGTCGCATTTTTCGCATCTGCTAAAGTATAGTTCGCCTTCTCAAATTCAAATGTTGGACGTCCAGCACGGTTGCTGTCAGGTCCATTCAAACCAATCAAACCAGACTGTGCCACGTAAGTACGTTTAGCATCATTTTCAAGCATCACAAACGATTCATCGCTGTTTTTGCTCTTGTCATGGTTGAGTAATTCAATACGAACAATATCGCCACCTTTAGGACTAATCCAAAGATGATAAAGGTCAGTTTGTACTGAAATAAGCTGTTGGTTTACAGCAGCAGTAGGTGCAGCTGTGGTGTGTTGTGCAGCAGCAATATTTGCTTGTGGCAAGTCTGAAGAGACCGCTGGTGCTTGGCTATTCGGCAAATCTGCAGATACATCATGCGCCACAACAGCAGCCGGAGTCGACTGAACTGCAGTTTCTGCATGACCATAATCTTTTTGCCAAGCTAAAATAAGCA
The sequence above is drawn from the Acinetobacter lanii genome and encodes:
- the mnmE gene encoding tRNA uridine-5-carboxymethylaminomethyl(34) synthesis GTPase MnmE, with translation MTNPLHLTTIAAIATPPGRGGVGVIRLSGPKAYAIAEALIQKPLPPARFAAFHHFLDADGEIMDEGLVICFPNPHSFTGEDVVELQGHGGPVIQNALLARLFELGAIAAKAGEFSMRAFENGKMDLVQAEAIADLIDATSQAAARSAVRSLQGAFSTKVNTVLEKLVHLRLHVEAAIDFPEEEIDFLADGKILNLLDDVTSSVSAVQQSARQGQLLREGLQVVIAGKPNAGKSSLLNALAGVERAIVTDVAGTTRDVLHEKITLNGMPMTLTDTAGLRETGDIVEKEGIRRAIKEIENADLLLLVYDLSQGEDPLQLAQHYFAEHIDAKRLMLIGNKCDLTSQPAVLTDLNGFRHITVSAKQETGVQALIDAITAHAGFQPEEDTFIARTRHLDAMKRTQHYLAEAREQLVVFQAGELVAESLRLAQNALGEITGDFSADDLLGKIFGSFCIGK
- a CDS encoding DsbC family protein, which translates into the protein MLKPVALTFTLTALLSSPVFASVDTVKYKLAQKYPKVKIENLKATEMKNVYSGTLDNQVVYVDEAAEHLFFGSMIRLKDQKNLTKDLVVGQNSTSFSQLPLQDAIKTVRGTGQHKIAIFSDPNCPYCKTLEGNLSQLKDVTIYTFMFPIKAQSIEPSKKVWCSFNKEYAWKSLIIEGQQPNVKADCANPIERNLQLGRQLGVQGTPAIIFSNGLKVTGAYPAAEIEKIWKELGI
- the yidC gene encoding membrane protein insertase YidC: MQQWARFAILGAMFVTAYLLILAWQKDYGHAETAVQSTPAAVVAHDVSADLPNSQAPAVSSDLPQANIAAAQHTTAAPTAAVNQQLISVQTDLYHLWISPKGGDIVRIELLNHDKSKNSDESFVMLENDAKRTYVAQSGLIGLNGPDSNRAGRPTFEFEKANYTLADAKNATVDGKSAQVLSVPMVLKSADGVEIIKTFTFKKGEYPVNVSYQVVNRSAQNWQGQMFGQIKRDNSEDPGKSDQGIFTLGTFLGGAWGTPDDHYNKLKFANFSEEKLNTDAKGGWVAMVQHYFVSAWIPGHFGTQEYTAKLESRKSADGMNIIGFTSPTINVPAGKSMTVDATFYSGPKIQSELKDLAVGLNQTVDYGWLWPIAKLLFLGLQFFHSIVNNWGWSIILLTVLVKLILWPLSAKSYRSMAKMRVIAPEMQRMKEEFGEDRMRFSQEMMALYKREQVNPLSGCLPLLMQMPIFLALYWVLMESVELRHAPWLGWIQDLSSMDPWFILPLLMGITMYVQQALNPQPADPMQAKVFKFMPIIFTVFMLFFPAGLVLYWICNNSITILQQTLIKRSIDKEIALKQANPEN